The Coffea arabica cultivar ET-39 chromosome 8e, Coffea Arabica ET-39 HiFi, whole genome shotgun sequence genome window below encodes:
- the LOC113702911 gene encoding protein FAR1-RELATED SEQUENCE 6 isoform X2, which produces MLPLWQPLFFFSFYKMEVVCLNSEPAFNEGDEYEHEGDSATGENADELCAAPHLKREPPPPTVGLEFDSFDEAYDFYNGYAKDQGFGIRVSNSWFRSKRKERYRAKLSCSSAGFKKKSEANNPRPETRTGCPAMIVIKLVDSKRWRIVEVELQHNHLVSPEIKRFYKSHKKMILAAQKSQQAEPVKEIHTIKLYRTSVINAAPNGYSKVKERDVRHPTDHSKHLELKEGDAHAVYNYFCRMKLTNPNFFYLMDLDDEGRLKNIFWADARSRSAYIYFSDAIAIDTTCLTNKYELPLVSFVGVNHHGQSVLLGCGFLGHESVEYFVWMFRSWLTCMLGRHPRVILTDQSKSLQMAISEVFPGTRHCYCLSYIMQRVPEKLGGLRGYEAIRKQLNQAVYNSMKIAEFETAWGSMVGQHGLGENKWLQSLHEDRQRWVPVYIKDTSFVGMIPVKENEVSKPLFDGYVHKHTSFKEFLDKYDLALQRKLMKEATGDTESRNCSFELRTKCNFELQLSKVYTKQIFEKFQIEVEGMYSCFNTRQVNINGPIITYAVKERVEVEESEKEVRQYEVLYETTNMEIRCICSLFNFRGYLCRHALNVFNYNGVEEIPSQYILPRWSKDYKRRFPLDPFPNDVDLNDYVLRYNHLLSRAIQVIEEGAQSRECWKASLQGLEELCRKFALENVDEVYL; this is translated from the exons ATGCTGCCGCTTTGGCAacccctttttttcttctcattctatAAG ATGGAAGTTGTTTGCCTCAACAGTGAGCCAGCCTTCAATGAAGGTGATGAATATGAGCATGAAGGAGATTCTGCCACGGGGGAAAATGCGGATGAACTGTGTGCAGCGCCGCACTTGAAAAGGGAGCCCCCACCACCCACAGTTGGTTTGGAGTTTGACTCTTTTGATGAAGCTTATGATTTCTATAATGGCTATGCCAAGGATCAAGGATTTGGCATTCGAGTGAGCAATTCGTGGTTTAGATCCAAAAGGAAAGAGCGTTACAGAGCGAAACTCAGTTGCAGTAGTGCAggtttcaagaaaaaaagtgaAGCAAACAATCCTAGACCAGAGACAAGAACTGGTTGTCCTGCAATGATAGTCATTAAGCTTGTTGACTCTAAAAGGTGGAGAATCGTTGAAGTTGAGCTTCAACACAATCATTTAGTGAGCCCTGAAATCAAACGCTTTTATAAGTCACACAAGAAAATGATTCTTGCCGCCCAGAAATCACAGCAAGCTGAACCCGTTAAAGAAATACATACTATTAAGTTATACAGGACTTCAGTTATCAATGCAGCGCCCAATGGGTACTCCAAAGTTAAGGAAAGAGATGTTAGGCATCCTACAGATCACTCAAAGCATTTGGAACTTAAAGAAGGGGATGCACATGCAGTCTACAACTACTTCTGCCGCATGAAGTTGACGAAtccaaatttcttttatttaatgGATCTTGATGATGAAGGACGGTTGAAAAACATTTTCTGGGCTGATGCTAGGTCCAGAAGTGCTTATATTTACTTTTCTGACGCAATTGCAATTGACACAACTTGCTTGACTAATAAGTATGAGTTGCCTTTGGTTTCTTTTGTGGGAGTAAACCACCATGGGCAGTCTGTCTTATTGGGATGTGGTTTTCTTGGGCACGAGTCAGTTGAGTACTTCGTTTGGATGTTCAGGTCATGGCTGACATGTATGTTAGGCAGGCATCCACGAGTTATCCTCACTGATCAGTCAAAATCCTTGCAGATGGCCATCTCTGAGGTATTTCCTGGGACTCGTCATTGTTATTGTCTGTCATATATCATGCAGCGTGTTCCTGAGAAATTGGGTGGACTGAGGGGATATGAAGCTATCAGGAAGCAACTGAATCAAGCGGTATATAATTCTATGAAGATAGCTGAGTTTGAAACTGCCTGGGGTAGCATGGTCGGTCAGCATGGGCTTGGGGAGAATAAATGGCTACAATCATTACATGAAGATCGACAAAGATGGGTGCCAGTGTACATAAAAGACACCTCTTTTGTTGGAATGATCCCTGTTAAAGAAAATGAGGTTTCAAAACCTTTGTTTGATGGCTATGTTCACAAACACACATCGTTCAAGGAATTTCTGGATAAGTATGACCTTGCACTGCAAAGAAAGCTGATGAAAGAAGCTACAGGTGATACAGAGTCCAGAAATTGCAGCTTTGAGTTGAGAACAAAATGTAATTTTGAGTTGCAGCTCTCCAAGGTGTACACcaagcaaatttttgaaaagttccAGATTGAAGTTGAAGGGATGTACTCTTGCTTCAACACAAGGCAAGTCAACATCAATGGGCCTATAATAACATATGCTGTTAAAGAGCGAGTTGAAGTAGAAGAAAGTGAAAAGGAGGTTAGGCAGTACGAGGTTCTGTATGAGACAACTAACATGGAAATAAGGTGTATTTGCAGCTTGTTTAATTTCAGAGGTTACTTGTGCAGACATGCATTGAATGTCTTCAACTATAATGGTGTGGAAGAAATCCCATCTCAGTACATCCTACCACGCTGGAGCAAAGATTACAAACGCAGGTTTCCTCTAGATCCTTTCCCCAACGACGTTGATTTGAATGACTATGTGCTTAGGTATAATCATCTACTTAGCCGTGCTATTCAAGTCATTGAAGAAGGGGCGCAATCTCGGGAATGCTGGAAGGCTTCCTTACAAGGATTGGAAGAGTTATGTAGGAAATTcgctcttgaaaatgttgatgagGTTTATTTGTAA
- the LOC113702911 gene encoding protein FAR1-RELATED SEQUENCE 6 isoform X1, which produces MLILSFFSTFHFFYLAFSLFETFMSSSVSLLLQMEVVCLNSEPAFNEGDEYEHEGDSATGENADELCAAPHLKREPPPPTVGLEFDSFDEAYDFYNGYAKDQGFGIRVSNSWFRSKRKERYRAKLSCSSAGFKKKSEANNPRPETRTGCPAMIVIKLVDSKRWRIVEVELQHNHLVSPEIKRFYKSHKKMILAAQKSQQAEPVKEIHTIKLYRTSVINAAPNGYSKVKERDVRHPTDHSKHLELKEGDAHAVYNYFCRMKLTNPNFFYLMDLDDEGRLKNIFWADARSRSAYIYFSDAIAIDTTCLTNKYELPLVSFVGVNHHGQSVLLGCGFLGHESVEYFVWMFRSWLTCMLGRHPRVILTDQSKSLQMAISEVFPGTRHCYCLSYIMQRVPEKLGGLRGYEAIRKQLNQAVYNSMKIAEFETAWGSMVGQHGLGENKWLQSLHEDRQRWVPVYIKDTSFVGMIPVKENEVSKPLFDGYVHKHTSFKEFLDKYDLALQRKLMKEATGDTESRNCSFELRTKCNFELQLSKVYTKQIFEKFQIEVEGMYSCFNTRQVNINGPIITYAVKERVEVEESEKEVRQYEVLYETTNMEIRCICSLFNFRGYLCRHALNVFNYNGVEEIPSQYILPRWSKDYKRRFPLDPFPNDVDLNDYVLRYNHLLSRAIQVIEEGAQSRECWKASLQGLEELCRKFALENVDEVYL; this is translated from the coding sequence ATGttgattctttcttttttctcgacctttcattttttttatttagccTTTTCATTATTTGAAACCTTTATGAGTTCCTCTGTTTCCCTGCTTTTACAGATGGAAGTTGTTTGCCTCAACAGTGAGCCAGCCTTCAATGAAGGTGATGAATATGAGCATGAAGGAGATTCTGCCACGGGGGAAAATGCGGATGAACTGTGTGCAGCGCCGCACTTGAAAAGGGAGCCCCCACCACCCACAGTTGGTTTGGAGTTTGACTCTTTTGATGAAGCTTATGATTTCTATAATGGCTATGCCAAGGATCAAGGATTTGGCATTCGAGTGAGCAATTCGTGGTTTAGATCCAAAAGGAAAGAGCGTTACAGAGCGAAACTCAGTTGCAGTAGTGCAggtttcaagaaaaaaagtgaAGCAAACAATCCTAGACCAGAGACAAGAACTGGTTGTCCTGCAATGATAGTCATTAAGCTTGTTGACTCTAAAAGGTGGAGAATCGTTGAAGTTGAGCTTCAACACAATCATTTAGTGAGCCCTGAAATCAAACGCTTTTATAAGTCACACAAGAAAATGATTCTTGCCGCCCAGAAATCACAGCAAGCTGAACCCGTTAAAGAAATACATACTATTAAGTTATACAGGACTTCAGTTATCAATGCAGCGCCCAATGGGTACTCCAAAGTTAAGGAAAGAGATGTTAGGCATCCTACAGATCACTCAAAGCATTTGGAACTTAAAGAAGGGGATGCACATGCAGTCTACAACTACTTCTGCCGCATGAAGTTGACGAAtccaaatttcttttatttaatgGATCTTGATGATGAAGGACGGTTGAAAAACATTTTCTGGGCTGATGCTAGGTCCAGAAGTGCTTATATTTACTTTTCTGACGCAATTGCAATTGACACAACTTGCTTGACTAATAAGTATGAGTTGCCTTTGGTTTCTTTTGTGGGAGTAAACCACCATGGGCAGTCTGTCTTATTGGGATGTGGTTTTCTTGGGCACGAGTCAGTTGAGTACTTCGTTTGGATGTTCAGGTCATGGCTGACATGTATGTTAGGCAGGCATCCACGAGTTATCCTCACTGATCAGTCAAAATCCTTGCAGATGGCCATCTCTGAGGTATTTCCTGGGACTCGTCATTGTTATTGTCTGTCATATATCATGCAGCGTGTTCCTGAGAAATTGGGTGGACTGAGGGGATATGAAGCTATCAGGAAGCAACTGAATCAAGCGGTATATAATTCTATGAAGATAGCTGAGTTTGAAACTGCCTGGGGTAGCATGGTCGGTCAGCATGGGCTTGGGGAGAATAAATGGCTACAATCATTACATGAAGATCGACAAAGATGGGTGCCAGTGTACATAAAAGACACCTCTTTTGTTGGAATGATCCCTGTTAAAGAAAATGAGGTTTCAAAACCTTTGTTTGATGGCTATGTTCACAAACACACATCGTTCAAGGAATTTCTGGATAAGTATGACCTTGCACTGCAAAGAAAGCTGATGAAAGAAGCTACAGGTGATACAGAGTCCAGAAATTGCAGCTTTGAGTTGAGAACAAAATGTAATTTTGAGTTGCAGCTCTCCAAGGTGTACACcaagcaaatttttgaaaagttccAGATTGAAGTTGAAGGGATGTACTCTTGCTTCAACACAAGGCAAGTCAACATCAATGGGCCTATAATAACATATGCTGTTAAAGAGCGAGTTGAAGTAGAAGAAAGTGAAAAGGAGGTTAGGCAGTACGAGGTTCTGTATGAGACAACTAACATGGAAATAAGGTGTATTTGCAGCTTGTTTAATTTCAGAGGTTACTTGTGCAGACATGCATTGAATGTCTTCAACTATAATGGTGTGGAAGAAATCCCATCTCAGTACATCCTACCACGCTGGAGCAAAGATTACAAACGCAGGTTTCCTCTAGATCCTTTCCCCAACGACGTTGATTTGAATGACTATGTGCTTAGGTATAATCATCTACTTAGCCGTGCTATTCAAGTCATTGAAGAAGGGGCGCAATCTCGGGAATGCTGGAAGGCTTCCTTACAAGGATTGGAAGAGTTATGTAGGAAATTcgctcttgaaaatgttgatgagGTTTATTTGTAA
- the LOC113702911 gene encoding protein FAR1-RELATED SEQUENCE 6 isoform X3, which translates to MEVVCLNSEPAFNEGDEYEHEGDSATGENADELCAAPHLKREPPPPTVGLEFDSFDEAYDFYNGYAKDQGFGIRVSNSWFRSKRKERYRAKLSCSSAGFKKKSEANNPRPETRTGCPAMIVIKLVDSKRWRIVEVELQHNHLVSPEIKRFYKSHKKMILAAQKSQQAEPVKEIHTIKLYRTSVINAAPNGYSKVKERDVRHPTDHSKHLELKEGDAHAVYNYFCRMKLTNPNFFYLMDLDDEGRLKNIFWADARSRSAYIYFSDAIAIDTTCLTNKYELPLVSFVGVNHHGQSVLLGCGFLGHESVEYFVWMFRSWLTCMLGRHPRVILTDQSKSLQMAISEVFPGTRHCYCLSYIMQRVPEKLGGLRGYEAIRKQLNQAVYNSMKIAEFETAWGSMVGQHGLGENKWLQSLHEDRQRWVPVYIKDTSFVGMIPVKENEVSKPLFDGYVHKHTSFKEFLDKYDLALQRKLMKEATGDTESRNCSFELRTKCNFELQLSKVYTKQIFEKFQIEVEGMYSCFNTRQVNINGPIITYAVKERVEVEESEKEVRQYEVLYETTNMEIRCICSLFNFRGYLCRHALNVFNYNGVEEIPSQYILPRWSKDYKRRFPLDPFPNDVDLNDYVLRYNHLLSRAIQVIEEGAQSRECWKASLQGLEELCRKFALENVDEVYL; encoded by the coding sequence ATGGAAGTTGTTTGCCTCAACAGTGAGCCAGCCTTCAATGAAGGTGATGAATATGAGCATGAAGGAGATTCTGCCACGGGGGAAAATGCGGATGAACTGTGTGCAGCGCCGCACTTGAAAAGGGAGCCCCCACCACCCACAGTTGGTTTGGAGTTTGACTCTTTTGATGAAGCTTATGATTTCTATAATGGCTATGCCAAGGATCAAGGATTTGGCATTCGAGTGAGCAATTCGTGGTTTAGATCCAAAAGGAAAGAGCGTTACAGAGCGAAACTCAGTTGCAGTAGTGCAggtttcaagaaaaaaagtgaAGCAAACAATCCTAGACCAGAGACAAGAACTGGTTGTCCTGCAATGATAGTCATTAAGCTTGTTGACTCTAAAAGGTGGAGAATCGTTGAAGTTGAGCTTCAACACAATCATTTAGTGAGCCCTGAAATCAAACGCTTTTATAAGTCACACAAGAAAATGATTCTTGCCGCCCAGAAATCACAGCAAGCTGAACCCGTTAAAGAAATACATACTATTAAGTTATACAGGACTTCAGTTATCAATGCAGCGCCCAATGGGTACTCCAAAGTTAAGGAAAGAGATGTTAGGCATCCTACAGATCACTCAAAGCATTTGGAACTTAAAGAAGGGGATGCACATGCAGTCTACAACTACTTCTGCCGCATGAAGTTGACGAAtccaaatttcttttatttaatgGATCTTGATGATGAAGGACGGTTGAAAAACATTTTCTGGGCTGATGCTAGGTCCAGAAGTGCTTATATTTACTTTTCTGACGCAATTGCAATTGACACAACTTGCTTGACTAATAAGTATGAGTTGCCTTTGGTTTCTTTTGTGGGAGTAAACCACCATGGGCAGTCTGTCTTATTGGGATGTGGTTTTCTTGGGCACGAGTCAGTTGAGTACTTCGTTTGGATGTTCAGGTCATGGCTGACATGTATGTTAGGCAGGCATCCACGAGTTATCCTCACTGATCAGTCAAAATCCTTGCAGATGGCCATCTCTGAGGTATTTCCTGGGACTCGTCATTGTTATTGTCTGTCATATATCATGCAGCGTGTTCCTGAGAAATTGGGTGGACTGAGGGGATATGAAGCTATCAGGAAGCAACTGAATCAAGCGGTATATAATTCTATGAAGATAGCTGAGTTTGAAACTGCCTGGGGTAGCATGGTCGGTCAGCATGGGCTTGGGGAGAATAAATGGCTACAATCATTACATGAAGATCGACAAAGATGGGTGCCAGTGTACATAAAAGACACCTCTTTTGTTGGAATGATCCCTGTTAAAGAAAATGAGGTTTCAAAACCTTTGTTTGATGGCTATGTTCACAAACACACATCGTTCAAGGAATTTCTGGATAAGTATGACCTTGCACTGCAAAGAAAGCTGATGAAAGAAGCTACAGGTGATACAGAGTCCAGAAATTGCAGCTTTGAGTTGAGAACAAAATGTAATTTTGAGTTGCAGCTCTCCAAGGTGTACACcaagcaaatttttgaaaagttccAGATTGAAGTTGAAGGGATGTACTCTTGCTTCAACACAAGGCAAGTCAACATCAATGGGCCTATAATAACATATGCTGTTAAAGAGCGAGTTGAAGTAGAAGAAAGTGAAAAGGAGGTTAGGCAGTACGAGGTTCTGTATGAGACAACTAACATGGAAATAAGGTGTATTTGCAGCTTGTTTAATTTCAGAGGTTACTTGTGCAGACATGCATTGAATGTCTTCAACTATAATGGTGTGGAAGAAATCCCATCTCAGTACATCCTACCACGCTGGAGCAAAGATTACAAACGCAGGTTTCCTCTAGATCCTTTCCCCAACGACGTTGATTTGAATGACTATGTGCTTAGGTATAATCATCTACTTAGCCGTGCTATTCAAGTCATTGAAGAAGGGGCGCAATCTCGGGAATGCTGGAAGGCTTCCTTACAAGGATTGGAAGAGTTATGTAGGAAATTcgctcttgaaaatgttgatgagGTTTATTTGTAA
- the LOC113704203 gene encoding vesicle-associated membrane protein 711, with translation MAILYALVARGSVVLAEFSATSTNANSIARQILDKIPGNNDTNVSYSQDRYIFHVKRTDGLTVLCMADDVAGRRIPFAFLEEIHQRFVRTYGRAVLSAQPYAMNDEFSRVLSQQMEYYSHDPNADRINRLKGEMSQVRNVMIENIDKVLERGDRLELLVDKTANMQGNTFRFRKQARRFRSTVWWRNVKLTIALILLLLVVIYVVLAFVCHGLTLPTCLK, from the exons ATGGCGATACTGTACGCGCTGGTGGCGAGGGGATCGGTGGTGTTGGCGGAATTCAGCGCCACCTCCACCAATGCCAACTCCATCGCCAGGCAGATTCTCGACAAAATCCCCGGCAATAACGACACCAATGTTTCCTATTCTCAAGATCGCTATATTTTCCACGTCAAACGCACCGATGGCCTCACCGTTCTCTGTATGGCCGACGACGTCGCCGGAC GGAGGATCCCTTTTGCTTTCCTTGAAGAAATTCATCAGAGATTTGTGAGGACCTATGGCAGAGCTGTGTTATCTGCTCAACCTTATGCCATGAATGATGAATTTTCCAGAGTTCTTAGCCAGCAGATGGAGTACTATTCACATGATCCAAATGCAGACAGGATAAACCGGCTAAAAGGTGAAATGAGTCAG GTGCGAAATGTTATGATCGAGAATATTGATAAAGTTTTGGAGAGAGGTGATCGTTTGGAATTGTTAGTTGATAAAACTGCCAATATGCAAGGAAACACTTTCCGCTTCAGGAAGCAGGCTCGCCGTTTCCGAAGCACCGTGTGGTGGAGAAATGTCAAGCTCAC GATTGCACTAATCCTTCTCCTCCTCGTGGTAATTTATGTTGTTTTGGCCTTTGTTTGCCATGGGCTTACTCTTCCTACTTGTCTGAAGTGA